Proteins from one Ipomoea triloba cultivar NCNSP0323 chromosome 1, ASM357664v1 genomic window:
- the LOC116017415 gene encoding probable magnesium transporter NIPA9 isoform X1, which translates to MWESICLTVAATAGNNIGKVLQKKGTVILPPLSFKLKVIKAYAFNKAWVIGFLMDLFGAALMLRALSLAPVSVVQPVSGCGLAILSVFSHFYLKEIMNAIDWLGIAFAGIGTIGVGAGGEEQKASSVSIFHLPWLAFAVAILFVLLNGCLRIYKRQRREQELMQYEVLEEIIYGLGSGILFGMASVISKLGFIFLEQGFSKLLVPICISISICCSASGFIYQTRGLKHGRAIVVSTCAAVASIVTGVLAGMLALGERLPSAPTARLFILLGWLCIIIGVMLLVTSKRVLRCLPRPLRRVLQTGTDRNLGQRQSSIGRNRDPSSTVIPAATLHHLISSLPKEKA; encoded by the exons atgtggGAATCAATCTGCCTGACCGTTGCCGCCACCGCCGGCAACAACATCGGCAAAGTCCTCCAGAAGAAGGGCACCGTCATTCTTCCCCCTCTCTCTTTCAAGCTCAAG GTGATAAAAGCATATGCTTTTAACAAAGCTTGGGTCATAGGTTTCCTAATGGACTTGTTTGGAGCTGCCTTAATGTTGCGAGCATTATCCCTTGCCCCT GTTTCTGTTGTTCAGCCTGTTTCAGGCTGTGGACTTGCCATCCTTTCAGTCTTCTCCCATTTTTATCTCAAGGAGATTATGAATGCTATTGACTGGTTGGGAATTGCTTTCGCTGGCATTGGTACCATAG gTGTTGGTGCTGGAGGGGAGGAGCAAAAAGCTTCATCagtttcaatttttcatttaccGTGGCTGGCATTTGCAGTTGCAATCTTGTTT GTACTCCTTAATGGTTGCCTTCGCATATATAAGCGCCAGAGAAGAGAACAAGAATTG ATGCAATATGAAGTACTTGAAGAAATAATTTACGGTTTGGGATCTGGCATACTGTTTGG GATGGCGTCTGTTATATCAAAGCTAGGCTTTATATTCTTGGAGCAAGGCTTCTCAAAGCTACTGGTGCCCATTTGCATCTCCATCAGCATATGCTGCAGTGCTTCTGGATTCATTTATCAG ACACGCGGATTGAAGCATGGGAGAGCAATTGTAGTTTCCACATGTGCTGCTGTTGCATCAATTGTTACTGGAGTACTTGCCGGTATGCTTGCTTTGGGTGAACGGCTGCCTTCCGCACCAACAGCCCGTCTCTTCATTTTGCTTGGATG GCTCTGTATTATAATTGGCGTAATGCTGCTGGTAACTTCAAAGCGGGTACTACGTTGCCTGCCACGACCTTTGAGACGTGTTCTCCAAACTGGAACTGACAGAAACCTGGGGCAGAGACAATCAAGTATAGGTCGCAACAGAGATCCAAGCTCTACTGTAATCCCAGCGGCTACATTGCATCACTTGATATCGTCTCTACCCAAAGAAAAGGCTTGA
- the LOC116017415 gene encoding probable magnesium transporter NIPA9 isoform X2, giving the protein MDLFGAALMLRALSLAPVSVVQPVSGCGLAILSVFSHFYLKEIMNAIDWLGIAFAGIGTIGVGAGGEEQKASSVSIFHLPWLAFAVAILFVLLNGCLRIYKRQRREQELMQYEVLEEIIYGLGSGILFGMASVISKLGFIFLEQGFSKLLVPICISISICCSASGFIYQTRGLKHGRAIVVSTCAAVASIVTGVLAGMLALGERLPSAPTARLFILLGWLCIIIGVMLLVTSKRVLRCLPRPLRRVLQTGTDRNLGQRQSSIGRNRDPSSTVIPAATLHHLISSLPKEKA; this is encoded by the exons ATGGACTTGTTTGGAGCTGCCTTAATGTTGCGAGCATTATCCCTTGCCCCT GTTTCTGTTGTTCAGCCTGTTTCAGGCTGTGGACTTGCCATCCTTTCAGTCTTCTCCCATTTTTATCTCAAGGAGATTATGAATGCTATTGACTGGTTGGGAATTGCTTTCGCTGGCATTGGTACCATAG gTGTTGGTGCTGGAGGGGAGGAGCAAAAAGCTTCATCagtttcaatttttcatttaccGTGGCTGGCATTTGCAGTTGCAATCTTGTTT GTACTCCTTAATGGTTGCCTTCGCATATATAAGCGCCAGAGAAGAGAACAAGAATTG ATGCAATATGAAGTACTTGAAGAAATAATTTACGGTTTGGGATCTGGCATACTGTTTGG GATGGCGTCTGTTATATCAAAGCTAGGCTTTATATTCTTGGAGCAAGGCTTCTCAAAGCTACTGGTGCCCATTTGCATCTCCATCAGCATATGCTGCAGTGCTTCTGGATTCATTTATCAG ACACGCGGATTGAAGCATGGGAGAGCAATTGTAGTTTCCACATGTGCTGCTGTTGCATCAATTGTTACTGGAGTACTTGCCGGTATGCTTGCTTTGGGTGAACGGCTGCCTTCCGCACCAACAGCCCGTCTCTTCATTTTGCTTGGATG GCTCTGTATTATAATTGGCGTAATGCTGCTGGTAACTTCAAAGCGGGTACTACGTTGCCTGCCACGACCTTTGAGACGTGTTCTCCAAACTGGAACTGACAGAAACCTGGGGCAGAGACAATCAAGTATAGGTCGCAACAGAGATCCAAGCTCTACTGTAATCCCAGCGGCTACATTGCATCACTTGATATCGTCTCTACCCAAAGAAAAGGCTTGA